The proteins below come from a single Ferrimicrobium sp. genomic window:
- a CDS encoding metalloregulator ArsR/SmtB family transcription factor, with product MELIEQSVEPRSVELGMPLARDQTIALAELCQALGDPTRLRILSSLGTACMPVGMIAQSTGLRQPTVSHHLRVLRDRGLVRPERRGTSIYYCAASEELQPTLRALGSLLNDTVRQ from the coding sequence ATGGAGCTCATCGAACAATCAGTTGAACCACGAAGCGTCGAACTCGGAATGCCCTTAGCGAGAGACCAAACCATCGCCTTAGCGGAGCTATGCCAAGCACTCGGCGACCCTACCCGCCTCCGCATACTATCGTCGCTAGGCACTGCCTGCATGCCGGTAGGAATGATCGCTCAGTCCACTGGACTCCGCCAACCCACCGTCTCACACCACCTGCGTGTTTTACGCGACCGGGGCCTGGTGCGTCCCGAGCGCCGAGGAACTTCTATCTACTACTGCGCTGCAAGCGAGGAGTTACAACCTACGCTACGCGCCCTTGGCTCCCTGCTCAACGATACAGTTCGTCAATGA
- a CDS encoding helix-turn-helix transcriptional regulator, whose product MACLEAPCYGYGIASWLAEEGLVTGTVSRGRLYETLAHLTRIGALSVTDEVSERGPDRRRYELTAIGRDRLRSWNNSLTHTGATLARLLAKMAALDVVGKSHVGRSQLDTQERKGGEIMSCKCNCGGSGPSTSETASSVVVNEPVAVRTVEERLATIENLLGKLVN is encoded by the coding sequence GTGGCCTGTTTGGAGGCACCGTGTTATGGCTATGGTATCGCCAGTTGGCTCGCAGAGGAGGGTCTCGTCACTGGGACGGTGAGTCGCGGTCGACTGTATGAGACCCTTGCTCACCTCACGCGCATCGGGGCCTTGTCCGTCACCGATGAAGTAAGCGAGCGAGGTCCTGACCGTCGGCGTTACGAACTGACCGCGATAGGGAGAGATCGGCTGAGGAGTTGGAATAACAGTTTGACGCACACCGGTGCAACGCTCGCTCGGTTGCTCGCCAAAATGGCCGCTCTTGATGTCGTCGGCAAATCACATGTCGGGCGCTCACAGCTCGACACCCAAGAGAGGAAAGGGGGTGAAATTATGTCCTGCAAATGCAATTGTGGAGGGTCTGGGCCCTCCACCTCCGAGACCGCATCGTCGGTTGTGGTAAACGAGCCGGTTGCTGTCAGAACCGTTGAGGAGCGGCTTGCTACTATTGAGAACCTACTCGGTAAGCTCGTCAACTAG
- a CDS encoding DsrE family protein codes for MAKIAFWITAGPDQVDKAMSGLRLAQRLRANRGQDVRVYLFGPGVALGESSIPAVVEVLSDLRESEVPVQACPANVTQMGLDEKVLTGRGIALEPAGNIMIELVESGYQVVGV; via the coding sequence ATGGCAAAAATAGCATTTTGGATCACTGCTGGACCAGATCAAGTCGACAAGGCGATGTCTGGACTTCGACTCGCTCAACGGCTGCGGGCCAATCGTGGTCAAGACGTTCGCGTCTATCTCTTCGGGCCCGGCGTTGCGCTCGGAGAATCCTCGATCCCCGCCGTCGTCGAAGTTCTGAGTGATCTGCGGGAGTCAGAGGTACCAGTACAGGCCTGCCCCGCCAACGTCACCCAGATGGGTCTCGACGAAAAAGTCCTCACTGGCCGAGGGATTGCCCTGGAACCGGCAGGCAACATTATGATCGAACTGGTTGAGAGCGGCTACCAGGTCGTCGGCGTCTAG
- a CDS encoding nucleoside triphosphate pyrophosphohydrolase, protein MGESLMRDAPKLVRDGVPAIIDASGKHAVTRVLGESEMTLALRHKLQEETSEYLDDPCLEELGDILEVIHALLGSHHATWDQLEAVRIAKRSTHGGFEERVLLIDVQ, encoded by the coding sequence ATGGGCGAGTCGCTGATGCGTGACGCTCCCAAACTGGTACGTGATGGAGTGCCTGCGATCATTGATGCAAGTGGCAAGCACGCAGTTACTCGGGTTCTAGGTGAGTCAGAGATGACGTTGGCGCTACGGCACAAGCTACAAGAGGAGACAAGTGAGTACCTTGATGACCCCTGCCTTGAGGAGCTCGGTGACATACTTGAGGTGATACATGCACTCCTAGGATCGCATCATGCCACGTGGGATCAGCTTGAAGCAGTACGGATCGCCAAACGTAGCACGCACGGTGGTTTTGAGGAGCGAGTACTCCTGATCGACGTCCAATGA
- a CDS encoding APC family permease produces MSPDLGPPGTSPEFKRSLSLTGVTVNGMALIAPGAFLWTTFQEQAAQTNHGAATGSAMWTGLLFAFVLAMFTAWSYSQLAKIYPNAGTGSTYYFAEAAFLDKKSELHRRLARPAKLAFGWISHLYYWIYPGIMIAFIATIVGYIWSDLDHGSQLGWPVLSLIAIVSSALVGYVAYRGITGSTMVALGINVVQIVTLVAISAIFIVYRISYPHAGYVQPNAGGVLLPHDFINLLYQSTIAILLLVGFESITSLGAEAMKPERDIQRGVLIALAIQGGFCYLLEYFSSDFVLGKATMAGVHGAPYAAAGNDSAPIGTLVTNVVDRLFGGGGEAVALVVAFTVLLALLGTTLACMNTAVRLSYSMARDKELPSLLGILHGKFATPAAGVWILAGVSALIGIYGVHTVDNLTQITLASNIGTFLVYGITCAITLVAFASRHDKHLVKHRIVPGLGLLMNVVELAGVVYLAIAGGGSGATDAIKAIIIVGVWMAAGFLWVLVNPMRTHAKSIHEERLRSAV; encoded by the coding sequence ATGTCACCGGATCTAGGTCCACCAGGTACGTCACCGGAGTTCAAGCGGTCACTGTCGTTGACGGGGGTAACCGTTAATGGGATGGCCCTTATCGCTCCAGGAGCATTTCTGTGGACAACTTTTCAAGAGCAAGCTGCTCAGACCAACCATGGAGCTGCCACCGGGTCCGCGATGTGGACCGGGTTACTCTTCGCATTCGTATTGGCGATGTTCACCGCCTGGAGTTACTCGCAACTTGCCAAGATCTACCCGAATGCGGGCACAGGATCGACGTACTACTTCGCAGAGGCTGCCTTCCTCGACAAGAAATCAGAGCTGCATCGCCGGCTGGCACGTCCGGCCAAACTCGCTTTTGGCTGGATAAGTCATCTGTACTATTGGATCTACCCCGGAATCATGATCGCCTTTATCGCCACCATTGTTGGCTACATCTGGTCCGACCTTGATCATGGAAGCCAACTAGGTTGGCCCGTTCTTTCGTTGATCGCTATCGTATCGTCGGCTTTGGTAGGCTATGTAGCCTATCGTGGCATCACTGGCTCGACCATGGTGGCCCTTGGGATCAACGTGGTGCAGATCGTGACACTGGTCGCCATTAGCGCGATTTTCATCGTCTACCGCATCAGCTACCCCCATGCTGGGTACGTTCAGCCGAATGCTGGAGGGGTGCTACTGCCTCACGATTTTATCAACCTCCTCTATCAGTCAACCATCGCTATTCTGTTGTTGGTTGGTTTCGAGTCCATCACCTCACTTGGGGCAGAGGCCATGAAGCCCGAACGGGATATCCAACGAGGTGTACTGATCGCCCTGGCGATTCAGGGAGGTTTCTGTTACCTGCTTGAGTACTTTTCGAGTGATTTTGTGCTTGGCAAGGCGACCATGGCGGGCGTGCATGGAGCACCGTACGCAGCGGCTGGGAATGACTCTGCGCCGATTGGCACACTGGTGACCAATGTTGTGGATCGACTCTTTGGCGGTGGAGGAGAGGCGGTCGCGCTGGTGGTGGCCTTTACAGTGTTGCTTGCACTTCTCGGCACGACCTTGGCCTGCATGAATACGGCGGTGCGCCTCTCGTACTCCATGGCAAGAGATAAGGAACTCCCATCGTTGCTGGGTATCCTCCATGGCAAGTTCGCCACGCCGGCGGCAGGTGTTTGGATCCTTGCTGGCGTCTCAGCTTTGATCGGGATCTATGGGGTCCACACGGTTGATAACCTCACCCAGATCACGCTGGCCTCGAATATCGGTACCTTCCTGGTCTATGGGATCACCTGCGCGATCACGTTGGTAGCGTTCGCGTCTCGTCACGATAAGCACCTTGTCAAGCACAGGATCGTTCCTGGCCTCGGGCTGTTGATGAATGTTGTCGAGTTAGCCGGTGTGGTCTACCTTGCGATTGCTGGTGGTGGAAGCGGAGCGACCGACGCGATCAAGGCCATCATTATCGTAGGGGTATGGATGGCTGCCGGCTTTCTTTGGGTGCTGGTGAACCCGATGCGCACCCATGCCAAGAGCATCCATGAGGAGCGGCTGCGATCAGCGGTGTAA
- a CDS encoding PP2C family serine/threonine-protein phosphatase gives MAQMSDWSGEPRLRGNGLLRASGAGAGLTWSLRSDRGLVREANEDYAAAVEDQEMVGGILFLVADGLGGHDAGEVASRLAVETAVATWRASSDKSIKNRLRNAFRLANQAVLDEALRCRHNGMATTLTALAISSDTALVAHVGDSRCYLIRGRKVEQLTSDHSQVGEMMRRGLISPAEAASHPARSVLTRCLGRELAISPDVTQRQLVKGDVLVLCSDGLWDLISPQEMVQALYDEVGDPMVQVANVVEELNKLAIYRGAPDNVTIMIIRVHERQGPSQLTSSSSRWFRRSP, from the coding sequence ATGGCTCAGATGTCGGATTGGTCTGGGGAACCGCGTCTGCGGGGCAATGGTCTGTTGCGTGCATCGGGTGCTGGTGCAGGGTTAACTTGGAGCCTGCGATCGGATCGCGGTCTCGTACGTGAGGCGAATGAGGATTATGCCGCTGCAGTGGAGGACCAGGAGATGGTTGGCGGTATCTTGTTTCTCGTGGCGGATGGTCTCGGTGGACACGATGCCGGTGAGGTGGCAAGCCGGCTCGCGGTCGAGACGGCGGTAGCTACTTGGCGCGCGTCATCGGATAAGTCGATCAAGAACCGGCTTCGCAACGCTTTCCGACTCGCGAATCAAGCAGTCCTCGATGAGGCGCTGCGTTGTCGTCACAACGGCATGGCCACCACCCTGACAGCACTGGCCATCTCGTCAGATACCGCCCTTGTGGCACATGTCGGCGACTCACGGTGCTATCTCATCCGAGGACGCAAAGTCGAACAACTTACGAGCGATCATTCCCAGGTAGGAGAGATGATGCGACGGGGGCTGATCTCTCCAGCTGAAGCCGCGAGCCACCCTGCGCGTTCGGTGCTCACACGGTGCCTAGGCAGAGAGCTCGCTATCTCCCCCGATGTCACCCAACGGCAACTGGTCAAAGGAGACGTGTTGGTCCTCTGTTCGGACGGTCTGTGGGATCTCATCTCACCTCAGGAGATGGTTCAGGCGCTCTATGACGAGGTCGGTGATCCGATGGTCCAGGTTGCGAATGTGGTTGAGGAATTGAACAAGTTGGCCATCTATCGTGGGGCACCCGATAACGTAACGATCATGATTATTCGGGTACATGAGCGACAGGGCCCGAGCCAGCTCACCAGTTCATCGAGCCGCTGGTTCAGGAGATCGCCTTGA
- a CDS encoding serine/threonine-protein kinase, with product MTGHQAGDSIDGFVLKEPLGEGAYATVWLAIDQRGDREVVVKFPNPELLADPQLYARFTRERTLALSLEHPNVQRALPVPQHPSEPYLLHEYRAGQTLREWMAQRERVPLEEAIDIGRQIALGLAYLHAHGVVHRDLKPENLIISADHSVAISDFGSAVSLGARRLTWRHFSMAQGTPDYMSPEQIRGQRGDARSDLYSWGIILYELLTGVVPFEGDSWLVVMAGHLQGDPLPLRERDPGIPPEVEGVVMHSFRRYPEHRYQRVDELLRDLNEPATIDSAVFDFSVEAPMGEVQPTTTRSYLRRAGLVAVGFVSAIIAVVVIALVVR from the coding sequence TTGACTGGGCACCAGGCGGGAGATTCGATCGATGGTTTTGTGCTGAAGGAGCCACTTGGTGAAGGTGCGTATGCGACTGTTTGGCTCGCCATCGATCAACGGGGGGACCGGGAAGTGGTGGTGAAGTTCCCGAATCCTGAGCTCTTGGCCGACCCTCAGCTTTATGCGCGATTCACCCGGGAGCGTACCCTGGCCCTCTCGCTTGAGCATCCAAATGTTCAGCGGGCGTTGCCGGTGCCCCAGCATCCGAGTGAACCGTATCTGTTGCATGAGTACCGAGCGGGTCAAACCCTTCGCGAGTGGATGGCCCAACGAGAACGGGTACCGCTCGAGGAGGCGATTGACATTGGTCGCCAGATCGCGCTCGGCCTCGCCTATCTGCATGCACATGGGGTGGTGCATCGCGATCTCAAACCAGAGAATCTGATTATCTCCGCCGATCACTCCGTTGCGATCAGCGACTTTGGCAGCGCGGTGAGCCTTGGGGCGCGCCGGCTTACCTGGAGACACTTTTCGATGGCCCAGGGCACCCCTGATTACATGAGTCCTGAACAGATACGGGGCCAGCGTGGTGATGCCCGTAGTGATCTCTACAGCTGGGGGATCATCCTCTATGAACTGCTTACCGGCGTGGTCCCCTTTGAGGGCGACAGCTGGTTGGTGGTGATGGCCGGGCATCTTCAGGGAGATCCATTGCCGCTTCGAGAACGTGATCCAGGGATCCCTCCCGAGGTCGAAGGAGTAGTGATGCATAGCTTTCGCCGCTACCCAGAACACCGGTATCAGCGCGTCGACGAGCTCCTTCGTGATCTGAACGAACCCGCAACGATCGACTCAGCGGTCTTTGATTTCTCAGTGGAGGCTCCCATGGGAGAGGTACAACCGACGACCACACGAAGTTATCTCCGTCGGGCTGGGCTGGTTGCTGTAGGGTTTGTGAGCGCCATCATTGCGGTGGTCGTGATCGCGCTGGTGGTCAGGTAG
- a CDS encoding glutamine synthetase family protein, translating into MSQNLGVGGDFAWVKLVFTDLSGTARAVQIPGATFDRAISEGVRVDGSALEGRNRLIETDLVLKPDPTTLLPSGQGSGRVICDLFDDEGNPWPLDPRHALRQMVVTTSIASGNWEGAAELEWYLLRPDFTPVDGEGYFSYARGEGERLLAKTAEQLLSLNVPLSAAHHEAGPGQYEVNLTGATPLALADTLMSARTIIADLAYAEGLIATFMARPLNELPGSGMHIHQVLPGGDPSDALRVEQIIGGVLNHASALCAFGAPTINSYRRLHRGAEAPSHATWAQASRSALVRLSRKSEGFVSIEYRGSDASANPYLVIAALLAAAEIGVAGQAKLPAPLEESVEGVGLAQVETAPTQLPRSLEQAIRELAADDQLVDCFDDRLINRYSEDLMAEVEASQGYVSDWEQQRYLGSR; encoded by the coding sequence TTGAGTCAGAACCTAGGAGTCGGTGGTGATTTCGCCTGGGTGAAGTTGGTCTTCACTGATCTCAGTGGAACGGCCCGTGCAGTGCAGATCCCTGGTGCAACCTTCGATCGAGCGATCAGTGAGGGAGTGCGAGTCGATGGTTCGGCGCTCGAGGGACGCAACCGACTCATCGAGACCGATCTGGTGCTCAAACCAGACCCAACGACCTTGTTGCCGAGCGGGCAGGGTTCGGGTCGCGTCATCTGTGACCTCTTTGACGACGAGGGTAACCCGTGGCCACTTGATCCCCGCCATGCCCTCCGTCAGATGGTGGTCACGACTTCCATCGCCTCAGGTAACTGGGAGGGCGCAGCGGAACTCGAGTGGTACCTCCTACGCCCAGACTTTACACCGGTCGATGGTGAAGGCTATTTTTCGTATGCGCGTGGAGAAGGGGAACGACTGCTTGCCAAGACGGCGGAACAGCTCCTCTCGCTCAATGTTCCCCTCAGCGCTGCCCACCATGAGGCAGGACCAGGTCAGTATGAGGTGAATCTCACCGGCGCGACCCCGCTCGCACTCGCGGATACCTTAATGAGTGCGCGAACCATCATCGCCGATCTGGCGTACGCCGAGGGCCTCATTGCAACTTTTATGGCACGACCACTGAACGAGTTGCCGGGGTCTGGTATGCATATTCACCAGGTGCTACCCGGCGGAGATCCCTCCGATGCGTTGCGGGTTGAGCAGATTATCGGCGGAGTCCTGAATCACGCGAGTGCACTCTGTGCCTTTGGTGCTCCAACCATCAATTCGTACCGGCGTCTGCACCGGGGCGCTGAGGCGCCAAGTCACGCGACGTGGGCCCAGGCGAGCCGGTCGGCCTTGGTGCGGCTGAGCCGTAAGAGCGAAGGGTTCGTCTCGATTGAGTACCGTGGCTCGGACGCATCGGCGAATCCCTATCTGGTAATCGCCGCGCTGCTCGCTGCCGCTGAGATCGGGGTCGCCGGGCAGGCGAAGCTGCCGGCCCCATTGGAGGAGAGCGTCGAAGGTGTTGGCCTCGCCCAGGTCGAGACAGCACCAACGCAGTTACCACGCAGCTTAGAACAGGCGATTCGCGAACTCGCCGCCGATGATCAGCTGGTCGATTGTTTTGACGACCGTCTGATCAACCGCTATAGCGAGGATCTGATGGCCGAGGTGGAGGCGTCGCAGGGATACGTCAGTGACTGGGAGCAACAACGCTATCTCGGTAGCCGCTAG